The following are encoded in a window of Sphingobacteriales bacterium genomic DNA:
- a CDS encoding competence/damage-inducible protein A, which yields MKTSIITIGDEILRGETLDTNSDYLSKKLFEAGAELVTKLTVSDKANDIVDALNYCFEKSSLIITTGGLGPTTDDITKQTLADYFHTRLIFYPDVKKQIEELLKHRYKTLSEAHLSQAMLPEKCIILKNRLGTASGMFFQEKEKRLISLPGVPFEMKDIFENEVTPLLRSLIQKKILSLSIKTAGVAESVIAGQIQEIERSLPADFRLAYLPSIGEVKLRLTTTYSQQNQLLLNDLQQKISSVLGDMVYGYGDISLPEAIGQILIRKNLSLSIAESCTGGYVSHLITTVPGSSAYFKGSMVSYSNEIKINQLKVEKAVIEKHGAVSEQCAIQMATNIRKIFDTDIGLSITGIAGPGGATPDKPLGLVFICVANQEKSSVQKLIFDRGRMQNIQFFAVSALNILRKLIL from the coding sequence ATGAAAACATCCATTATCACCATCGGAGATGAAATACTGAGAGGAGAAACCCTCGATACCAATTCAGATTATTTAAGTAAAAAACTCTTTGAAGCAGGAGCTGAACTTGTTACCAAACTTACTGTTTCAGACAAAGCCAACGATATAGTTGATGCCCTGAATTACTGTTTTGAAAAATCATCTTTAATTATCACTACCGGAGGCTTAGGCCCAACCACTGACGACATCACCAAGCAAACTCTTGCAGATTATTTTCACACCAGACTGATTTTTTATCCTGATGTCAAAAAACAGATTGAAGAGCTTCTGAAACACCGCTATAAAACATTATCTGAAGCCCATCTCTCACAAGCCATGCTGCCCGAAAAGTGTATAATTCTTAAAAACAGGCTTGGAACTGCCTCAGGCATGTTTTTCCAGGAAAAAGAAAAGAGACTTATCTCATTGCCGGGCGTTCCTTTTGAAATGAAAGATATTTTTGAAAATGAAGTAACTCCATTGTTGCGTTCGTTGATTCAGAAAAAAATATTATCCCTCAGCATTAAAACAGCAGGGGTAGCAGAATCTGTTATTGCCGGACAAATACAGGAAATTGAACGTTCGCTTCCGGCAGACTTCCGGCTTGCTTATCTTCCCTCAATCGGAGAAGTTAAACTCAGGCTCACAACCACATATAGCCAACAAAATCAATTACTTCTAAACGATTTACAGCAGAAAATCAGTTCAGTTTTGGGTGATATGGTTTATGGCTATGGAGACATCAGCCTCCCCGAAGCCATCGGACAAATCCTGATTAGAAAAAACCTCTCGCTTTCAATAGCAGAAAGTTGCACCGGGGGTTATGTTTCGCACCTGATTACCACCGTTCCCGGCAGTTCAGCCTATTTCAAAGGTAGCATGGTCAGTTATTCCAACGAAATAAAAATCAACCAGTTAAAGGTAGAAAAAGCGGTAATTGAAAAACATGGGGCAGTCAGTGAACAATGTGCAATACAGATGGCAACCAACATCAGAAAAATTTTCGATACAGATATTGGACTTTCAATCACCGGTATTGCTGGGCCCGGAGGGGCTACTCCTGACAAACCACTCGGACTGGTCTTTATATGTGTGGCCAATCAGGAAAAAAGTTCTGTTCAAAAATTAATTTTTGACAGAGGGCGGATGCAGAACATTCAGTTCTTTGCTGTCAGTGCATTGAATATTTTAAGAAAACTGATTCTTTAA